The DNA window ttcctttggggggtattgcaacttttggccattttgaagcgaaattgttcctttcggggggtattgcaacttttggccattttaaagcgaaattgttcctttcggggggtattgaaacttttcggcattttgaggtgaaattgttcctttggggggggtattgcaatttttttttccattttgaggcgaaattattcctttgggggggtattgcaacttttcggcattttgaagcgaaattgttcctttgggggggtattgcaatttttttccattttgaggcgaaattgttcctttgggggggtattgcaacttttggccattttgaagcgaaattgttcctttcagggggtattgcaacttttcggcattttgaggcgaaattgttcctttgggggggttttgcaacttttggccattttgaagcgaaattgttcctttcggggggtattgaaacttttcggcattttgaggcgaaattgttcctttgggggggtattgcaacttttggccattttgaagcgaaattgttcctttcggagggtattgaaacttttcagcattttgaggcgaaattgtttctttgggggggtattgcaaatttttgccattttgaggcgaaattgttcctttgggggggtattgcaacttttggccattttgaagcgaaattgttcctttgggggggtattgcaatattttgccattttgaggcgaaattgttcctttggggggtattgcaacttttggccattttgaagcgaaattgttcctttcgggggtattgcaacttttcggcattttgaagcgaaattgttcctttgggggggtattgcaatttttttccattttgaggcgaaattgttcctttgggggggtattgcaacttttggccattttgaagcgaaattgttcctttcagggggtattgcaacttttcggcattttgaggcgaaattgttcctttgggggggtattgcaacttttggccattttgaagcgaaattgttcctttcggagggtattgaaacttttcagcattttgaggcgaaattgttcctttgggggggtattgcaatttttttttccattttgaggcgaaattattcctttgggggggtattgcaacttttcggcattttgaagcgaaattgttcctttgggggggtattgcaatttttttccattttgaggcgaaattgttcctttgggggggtattgcaacttttggccattttgaagcgaaattgttcctttcagggggtattgcaacttttcggcattttgaggcgaaattgttcctttgggggggttttgcaacttttggccattttgaagcgaaattgttcctttcggggggtattgaaacttttcggcattttgaggcgaaattgttcctttgggggggtattgcaacttttggccattttgaagcgaaattgttcctttcggagggtattgaaacttttcagcattttgaggcgaaattgtttctttgggggggtattgcaaatttttgccattttgaggcgaaattgttcctttgggggggtattgcaacttttggccattttgaagcgaaattgttcctttgggggggtattgcaatattttgccattttgaggcgaaattgttcctttggggggtattgcaacttttggccattttgaagcgaaattgttcctttcgggggtattgcaacttttcggcattttgaagcgaaattgttcctttgggggggtattgcaatttttttccattttgaggcgaaattgttcctttgggggggtattgcaacttttggccattttgaagcgaaattgttcctttcagggggtattgcaacttttcggcattttgaggcgaaattgttcctttgggggggtattgcaacttttggccattttgaagcgaaattgttcctttcggagggtattgaaacttttcagcattttgaggcgaaattgtttctttgggggggtattgcaaatttttgccattttgaggcgaaattgttcctttgggggggtattgcaacttttggccattttgaagcgaaattgttcctttgggggggtattgcaatattttgccattttaaggcgaaattgttcctttggggggtattgcaacttttggccattttgaagcgaaattgttcctttcggggggtattgcaacttttcggcattttgaggcgaaattgttcctttgggggttattgcaattttttttccattttgaggcgaaattgttcctttggggggtattgcaacttttggccgttttgaagcgaaattgtacctttgggggggtattgcaatttttggccattttgaagcgaaattgttcctttgggggggtattgcaacttttcggcattttgaagcgaaattgttcctttaagaggtattgcaacttttggccattttgaggcctgcgccacacatccgtgcctccggtacgtttttggcattttttgcacgtaccggagacacgtgctgatgttgacatactatttttaatctaaaaagcctcacgtcagtgtttgcgcacggagcgtgtgtccgttccgtgcgtacgtttgagcgtgtcgaaaaagcgctgacatgtccgttttccaccggcatcacgtcctcacggatccattaaatcctatgggtccgtgtttacacgtacgtgatacggatggcctccgtatgctatccgtgtggtccgtgtccgtgttttaattagaaagtttgttacactctgaaatactttcaggtggcgtagctaacatatttttttgcacaaaactaactgtgcatttgcagaaggagtgagcaagcaagaagttgtagttctgtgtattgcaagatctattttgagcaaactttcgtcttcgaaatataataatggcaccacgggtggacacggagaaacttataacagctgtcgagactcacccaccattatgggatacacgtgtagatggttaccatgaccgactgacagttgagcgccattggaatcaagtagctgaggcagtgtaccccaataatgcatggtctagatgttctcctgcaaagcgtgctaaatatggtaagtttttgtatttttttatagttatttatttaatatctatatttggattttttcatactttcaaactgtgattgttttggcatagttatgttgtcttttagtgtaaaatcctatgagaagaattggtatatgtactactcaatatattgagttcctgtacaattttttcatagtatcaccaaactttcatAAGTGACAAAACTCAaagtatacttaaatttgtaatctgacttggaattcttcatgaatttacttaattaactgattaaactgtcatgtgtttttaaattccctgttgtattagtctaaatttagtatcacaattgaaaatcttgtaatttttatttttttttaataaaattgtttaaaatgacatgtcaatatcattacctacatgtatcaaataatatttctagtaatttatagccaaatgtcattgcaaaaacaccaaattataatttaaatatagatgacaattacttaaaatataattattcagaaatattatttggttatgtgtgaatgtctaaacatgtttttgaatgaagaatctctaaataaattatatttaatccaaagtatttgaccaacataattgtgttaaattgtatattacatttcgcaaacattatttaatttaatgtgtgcagatttatggagaatgttgcaagtgacatatttttttattttccacagttgacttggtaaaaaggcgttggcgttcagcccgtgatcagtaccgaagggagtacaaccctataccatcctcatccagccaaggccgcaaacgcagatatatttattatgaacaaataagcttcctagcacccatcttagaagttacacagtaagttcttttttgtaaaaaaaaaaaaaaaaaaacccctgaagataattggacaaagataaatgttaagattgtaatatgttttttcatttcttatagaacggaggataatcttgacgaatcagatgatgaaccaacagcaggtccctctgctacagccacctcagcatcagaacaagaacctgccagagaagacattgaaattcctgagactcaacaagatgcagcaaatgaatcacatgagggtgggacagagagtgcacaaaccaacacccaaggctcatcaacgcaacaaacaacaacaccagctacacaatcaacacaaacaaatgtacttccacgttttgcaccacaacctctacgtgcaagaagaatccgcagacctgaggaaatgagatccttaccggaaataattgacacacgcattattcacataatgaacactttaattccagaaacagatgccgagcgtttttgtcggtctttatctactagcttaaccaaaattccttcagataggcaggaacgtgtaagagctgctatgcttaccctactgtcagctagtcaggcagaacaggaaccagtgagagtgtatgaggccatagaaaattggcgtaccattatgcaacaacatacagtcccaaacacaacagacaatcaaaatacaatttcaacacaaacaacaatggcaactgtaatagtcaataatccactattacaacaatctggacaaccttcaattgcttcaagtacgttattcccaacaccaattagacaagggtatgttgcaaccaatactggtgccttaagcactgtacaaagtgctacctcacagcaacccatgaactatatgaatttacaaccaactcaaactactagttactttactcaacccacaaatattggtggtttacctaatttgtttccaggttcaacatacccacaatcattcatgatgcctcattatccaatctcaactatgttacctacaccacacttacaaacatcagtcaactatcctcaaggtcaacaacatacacacacacaatacccaattactagtgatgagcgagtactaaaaagctcgggtgctcgaagctcgggccgagcctcccaagatactcgtgtactcggcccgagcaacgagcccaatgttatcctatgggagacccgagtatttttgtgaaatgacctcccggcagcatggagaaaccctaaaaatgtcacaaaagtctcagaagagtgctcaaatgacatggcaacagcatggggaagaccccttgaagcatttatcactcaaaagtcacagctgtgaacaattttgtccgcgttttacgccatttttacggactcaccagaaaaccttccaaaatgaccccaaaatgatttttcatggcggaaatgttaagggcacatacccaatagtgagatagagctggtgtatgttactttttgagatcaatacatgaaagattttacgtgaaaacattgtgtggcactccgatgtccctgagaagagacgtacatgaaggcctcttgagtctaatgtgcccattttgaggaagtgagtctttgtagtattttcctttgccagggcagtcctaaattgtgaggttcaccaatgcccctgcatacagacgtgcatgagggcctgtaaacctgaagtgcccattggaaggaagtgggtgtattatagtatagcccttaggcagggaagccaaacattgggaggctccacgttgtccctggatagagacgtgcatgaaggcctgtaaacctgaagtgcccattggaaggaagtgggtgtattatagtatagcccttaggcagggaagccaaacattgggaggctccacgttgtccctggatagagacgtgcatgaaggcctgtaaacctgaagtgcccattggaaggaagtgggtgtattatagtatagcccttaggcagggaagccaaacattgggaggctccacgttgtccctggatagagacgtgcatgaaggcctgtaaacctgaagtgcccattggaaggaagtgggtgtattatagtatagcccttaggcagggaagccaaacattgggaggctccacgttgtccctggatagagacgtgcatgaaggcctgtaaacctgaagtgcccattggaaggaagtgggtgtattatagtatagcccttaggcagggaagccaaacattgggaggctccacgttgtccctggatagagacgtgcatgaaggcctgtaaacctgaagtgcccattggaaggaagtgggtgtattatagtatagcccttaggcagggaagccaaacattgggaggctccacgttgtccctggatagagacgtgcatgaaggcctgtaaacctgaagtgcccattggaaggaagtgggtgtattatagtatagcccttaggcagggaagccaaacattgggaggctccacgttgtccctggatagagacgtgcatgaaggcctgtaaacctgaagtgcccattggaaggaagtgggtgtattatagtatagcccttaggcagggaagccaaacattgggaggctccacgttgtccctggatagagacgtgcatgaaggcctgtaaacctgaagtgcccattggaaggaagtgggtgtattatagtatagcccttaggcagggaagccaaacattgggaggctccacgttgtccctggatagagacgtgcatgaaggcctgtaaacctgaagtgcccattggaaggaagtgggtgtattatagtatagcccttaggcagggaagccaaacattgggaggctccacgttgtccctggatagagacgtgcatgaaggcctgtaaacctgaagtgcccattggaaggaagtgggtgtattatagtatagcccttaggcagggaagccaaacattgggaggctccacgttgtccctggatagagacgtgcatgaaggcctgtaaacctgaagtgcccattggaaggaagtgggtgtattatagtatagcccttaggcagggaagccaaacattgggaggctccacgttgtccctggatagagacgtgcatgaaggcctgtaaacctgaagtgcccattggaaggaagtgggtgtattatagtatagcccttaggcagggaagccaaacattgggaggctctacgttgtccctggatagagacctgttaggttcttagtgcctccgtgcttgcatttaaaaaccgcacgtgtgtgcctgttggtggcagctttccgctgcatttgtgtgagttttgcacaaacttggatataacacacaagtctagtgaatacacatcagcacagcattgcaaaatgcgcaagggcgttgtcaacgaacaaggaagtggacgtgatggtggtgcaggcagacaccgaggttgtgtgcaagctctaatttcgccacaacaaagggccacatctagtcgctcgcacgtcctgtcccaaattcttggggaccgcagcagtacacccctcttgaaccaagaccagtgtcaacaggttgttagttggatagcggataatgcttccagtcagattggcaccaccacaaacactctgtcttccacacggtcaagtgtcagtagccgtgatactgcaccgcacatttcagaacctgatcctccttcctaccaccaggccgagtacacgtccacggacattactgatcccacacttggacactcggaatagctgttcgttcacgtttccattcacaaattctggcctctcgccagctcctgttgaagtgggccatgacgagattgtatgtacagatgcacaaatatttgagcagccacgttctcacgaagttggcaacgtgtctcaacaaggggtggccgatgatgagacacaattgtcaggaagtcaggaggaggagcagggtgcggaagaggaagacgacgtggtggatgatccagtaactgacccaacctggcaggaggatatgcagagcgaggacagcagtgcacagggggagggaggcgtagcatcacaacaggcagtaagaagcagagtggtggccccaggcagacgtcagtcaactgttccccggaacaacacgacacaaggtgcctgtacaaatgttaggtcttcccgagtctggctgtaatactattgtatgtattgaggatttcgattgcgttagggcaatgacaaccagagacgagttcttggtgcaagacatttataatatgcaaccagcaaatatgtacataaacggaacaaaaacacagtagaacataaatacaggaaataccttccagggactgagcgaaagggaattcccggtaccgcgcaccggactcccccagggagaccaccaacagcaaacccctatacagggactgtctggcaatcaccccagaagccctaaatgcgcagcag is part of the Anomaloglossus baeobatrachus isolate aAnoBae1 chromosome 9, aAnoBae1.hap1, whole genome shotgun sequence genome and encodes:
- the LOC142251865 gene encoding uncharacterized protein LOC142251865 → MRSLPEIIDTRIIHIMNTLIPETDAERFCRSLSTSLTKIPSDRQERVRAAMLTLLSASQAEQEPVRVYEAIENWRTIMQQHTVPNTTDNQNTISTQTTMATVIVNNPLLQQSGQPSIASSTLFPTPIRQGYVATNTGALSTVQSATSQQPMNYMNLQPTQTTSYFTQPTNIGGLPNLFPGSTYPQSFMMPHYPISTMLPTPHLQTSVNYPQEYHQKLHFEKFNTR